The following coding sequences are from one Candidatus Bathyarchaeota archaeon window:
- a CDS encoding Hsp20/alpha crystallin family protein gives MSEESFRRRRSIFDLIDEYFESLEDWAERVRETFLERPSWNCRTCTMEPLRDVMITSDEVIITVDLPYAEQNTIQVKPVNKDTIEVSAKMRRKVSFYDFGITHYKGEFQRFQCRTRIPVPVYMDRMEIRFKRGILEIRLPRKHEYEIPIK, from the coding sequence ATGTCTGAGGAAAGTTTTAGAAGAAGACGTTCAATTTTTGACTTAATAGACGAGTATTTTGAAAGTCTTGAAGATTGGGCGGAAAGGGTCAGAGAAACATTTCTAGAAAGGCCAAGCTGGAATTGTAGAACATGCACAATGGAGCCTCTTCGCGATGTGATGATAACCAGTGACGAAGTTATAATAACCGTTGACTTGCCATATGCGGAGCAGAACACTATACAAGTGAAACCAGTCAATAAAGACACCATCGAAGTTTCAGCAAAAATGAGGAGGAAAGTAAGTTTTTATGACTTCGGCATAACCCATTATAAGGGTGAATTCCAAAGATTCCAATGTCGAACGAGAATCCCGGTGCCTGTTTACATGGACCGCATGGAAATACGGTTCAAGAGAGGCATTTTAGAAATACGTTT
- a CDS encoding proteasome assembly chaperone family protein produces MNEEIKIIEKKEIPKETVMLFGFPDVGLVGVIAASHLISELGLEEVAYVDSRLLPPIIVLHEGLPHSPIRIFGNNSILLAVSETALQGELIYPIMRALIDWGKSKGVKLMISISGIPVQDRQDLEELKVFAAASSPDMLKMAQDKGVEILREGYMVGPQAVMLQYCATLGLPALTLLAQCFFQYPDPEAAAKALERLANFTGVKVDVSKLLEKGEEIRLKARDMMKRTQQELAKIRKTQEYDIPLYIS; encoded by the coding sequence TTGAATGAAGAAATTAAGATTATTGAGAAGAAGGAAATTCCTAAAGAGACAGTTATGCTTTTCGGCTTTCCAGACGTCGGCCTAGTTGGTGTTATAGCCGCATCTCATCTAATTTCAGAGCTTGGTTTAGAGGAAGTTGCTTACGTGGACTCACGGCTTTTGCCGCCGATAATTGTTTTACATGAAGGCTTGCCCCATTCACCAATCAGGATTTTCGGAAACAATAGTATCCTTTTGGCAGTTTCTGAAACAGCTCTCCAAGGAGAGTTAATATACCCAATAATGCGTGCCCTAATTGACTGGGGCAAAAGTAAAGGGGTTAAACTGATGATTTCCATAAGCGGCATACCAGTTCAGGATAGGCAAGATCTTGAGGAGTTAAAAGTTTTCGCTGCAGCCTCAAGTCCAGACATGTTGAAAATGGCGCAAGACAAAGGTGTGGAAATTTTGCGGGAAGGTTATATGGTGGGGCCTCAAGCAGTGATGCTGCAATATTGTGCAACCTTAGGGCTGCCAGCTTTAACATTGTTGGCTCAATGTTTCTTCCAATACCCTGATCCAGAAGCTGCAGCTAAAGCCCTTGAACGGTTGGCCAACTTTACTGGTGTGAAAGTTGATGTTTCAAAACTTCTGGAAAAAGGTGAAGAAATACGTTTGAAGGCAAGAGACATGATGAAGAGAACACAACAAGAACTAGCGAAGATACGTAAGACACAGGAGTACGACATTCCACTCTATATTTCATAG